The window CCAAGTACTAGCCGTAGTGCGGAAGTGAGCCTAGTCCACACGCTTGAACATTTTCCGCGGCACTCCACAGACCGGGCATTTCTCCGGTGCTTCCCCTTCCACGGTATTGCCACAGTACTGGCAAACAAAGAAAGGCTTCTCTTCCATGGCCTGGCCCCTTTCCAGCATGCCGAGGGCAGCCCGGAAGAGACCGTGGTGGATTTCCTCCACCTTGTTGGCTAGATCAAAGCTGCCTTCTGCCTTGTCTTCACCCTCGGCCTGGGACTGCTTGATGAACTCAGGATACATCTTGGTGAACTCGTGGTGCTCACCGGAAATGCCTGCCAATAGATTATCCTTCGTTGTCCTAATTTCCCCCATAATCCTGAGATGGTTGCGAGCGTGAACCGTCTCGGCCTCCGCCGCAGCCCGGAATAACCGCGCTATCTGTTTCTGTCCCTCTTGGTCAGCCTTCTCTGAGAAGAACAGATATTTGCGGTTAGCTTCGCTTTCTCCAGCAAAGGCAGATCCCAGATTTTCCTTCGTTTTAGCCATGGTTTTTCTCCTTTCTGTTAGGCCACGATTATGGATGGCTCTGAAGGCGGCTCAGGTCTTCTTGCTGTCCGCCTCTTCTGCCTTGTCCCTTAACTTCAAGTGTTCCTTGCGCATGCATTTGTCCATCACCACTAGCAGCCCGGCTTTTCTGGCACGGTGGGCGGCTTCCTCGTT is drawn from Chloroflexota bacterium and contains these coding sequences:
- a CDS encoding rubrerythrin family protein, whose amino-acid sequence is MAKTKENLGSAFAGESEANRKYLFFSEKADQEGQKQIARLFRAAAEAETVHARNHLRIMGEIRTTKDNLLAGISGEHHEFTKMYPEFIKQSQAEGEDKAEGSFDLANKVEEIHHGLFRAALGMLERGQAMEEKPFFVCQYCGNTVEGEAPEKCPVCGVPRKMFKRVD